CCTGTCTGGCGGTGGACCTCGCCCTGGCCTTCATCGTCGCCACCCGCCCGCGGCGGGCTTCGACCGTCGCTGTGGCTACGTCCCTCGTCGTCCAAGTCCTGCTCGTCGGCGGCTTCGCGCACGGCGAGGGCATGACAGTCAACCTCGTGATCGCCCTTCTGGCGATGGCCGCGGCCTGCACGGTCGGCCTCCTGAGCCGCGAGCGCCGCGAGCACGCGGTGGAACTGCGCGCGCAGGAGGTGGCTGAGGCCGTGGTCGCCGAACGGCTGCGGATCGCAAGGGAGTTGCACGACATGGTCGCGCACAGCATCGGCATCATCGCCATCCAGGCCGGGGTGGGGAGCCGGGTCATTCAGACCCAACCCGAGGAGGCCCGCGAGGCCCTGCGAGCCATCGAAGCCACCAGCAGAGAGACCTTGTCGGGCCTTCGGCGAACGCTGGTCGCACTCCGTCAAGCTGACCCGGACGCGGCGGCTTCGGGTCGGGCACCGCTCACGCCTTCGCCCGGTCTGGCCGACATCGAACGGCTGGCGACGGCGACGACGGACGCCGGCGTACGTGTGGACGTACGCCGCGGCGGGGAACAGCGCCCGCTGCCGGCCGACATCGACCTGTCGGCCTACCGTATCGTCCAGGAGGCTCTGACCAATGTGGTCCGCCACGCGGGCACCGGACACTGCCGCGTGAGCATCGAATTCGGGGACGGGGAACTATTCGTGGAAATCGTCGACGACGGGCGCGGTGCCACCGAGGGCGGCCCGACCCACGGCTTCGGCATCGTGGGCATGCGCGAGCGGGTCGCCTTGCTGCACGGCCGCCTCAGCGCCGGGCCGCGTCCCGAGGGCGGCTTCCGGGTGGCGGCGCGGCTGCCCTTGCCCGAGCCCACCGGAGTTGCGGTAGGGGCCCGATGACGGCCGCTCCCGTACGCGTCCTGCTGGCCGACGACCAGCCCCTGGTGCGGTCCGGCCTGCGCGTGATCATGGCTGACCAACCCGACCTGGAGGTCGTGGGCGAAGCGGCCACCGGCGCCGAGGCGGTCCAACTGGTCGGGGACGTACACCCCGACGTCGTGGTGATGGACATCCGGATGCCCGGCATGGACGGGATCGAGGCCACTCGACTCATCACCGCCGGTCCGGCGGCCGCCCGCGTCCTCATCCTGACCACCTTCGACGAGGACGACCACGTCTACGGCGCGCTCCGCGCCGGAGCGAGCGGCTTCATGGTCAAGGACATGGCGCTCGACGACATCCTCACGGCGATCCGCGTGGTCGCCGCCGGCGACGCGCTGATCGCCCCGGGTGTCACGCGCCGCCTGATCGCCGAGTTCGCCGGGCGCCCCGAAGCACCTCCGGCACGCTCTCCGCGGCAGCTCGAGGGCATCACGGAGCGGGAACGGGAAGTCCTCACCCTGGTCGGGCGGGGCCGGTCGAACACGGAGATCGCGGAGGACCTCTTCATCACGGTGGCCACCGCCAAGTCCCACGTGTCGCGCCTGCTCACCAAATTGGGTGCCCGGGACCGGGTCCAGCTCGTGATCACCGCCTATGAGAGGGGACTCGTCACGCTGCCCGGCTGAGCGCGTCCGACACCCGCACCGATCATCGGTCCGCTCCTCACACAGCCCCACCGCCGACCGCTCACGACGTTGCCGGGGCTCCGGCAGCCGGGGCCATCACACCGGGATGCATGCCGGCTCCCCCTGCGGAGTGCGCGGGTCGGGCATCGCCGCCCGGACGGACAGGTTCAGACCGAGCCGGCTGGACTGTCCAGCCCCAATCCAGTCAGGGCTGCCGCGACTGGCTTGGTCGTCGGCATGCGATGAGCATGACACGTCGGTGGCGCTGCCATAAATCGGCATCGCGTTGAGGCCAGTCGATACACGGGGTCTACGTCGTCACGTGCAATGTCCTCGTCAGGACGACGGCACTGGTGGCGAAGTCCCCCATGATGGGGGGCCCGCAGCGGTTGCAGTCGGTGACCGGCTGAGAGACGACTCGGGCGCTGCACATCACCACAACGCGACCGACCACACCGGTCACGATGATGTTGTCGCATATGCCAAAAGAATGTGCCCAACAGGTGGCTTTCCCGGATCAGACCGGCGTGCTGCGGCAAGGTTTCGAACCAGTCATGTATCCCTTGGGCGTCACGGCGATGGAAGGCGGGAGACGATGGTCGGGCGCAGGGAATTCCTCATGGCCGGTGGAGCTCTGGGGGGTGCGGCCATGCTTTCCACGGGGTGCTCTTCGAGCACAGGCGGATCGTCGGCAGATCACGGGACGCGCCACGGGGGTCACGGCATGGGCACTGCGGACGCCCCGGTGCCGCAGACCCCTCCCCTGGAGAAGTACGTGGACCCGCTGCCCAGGCCGATGACGGCCGTCCCGGATGTTTCCGCCTACCCGGGCGCCGACTACTACGAGCTCACGATGCGGCAAGGCACGTGGCGCTTCCACCGCGATCTCGGGCCGGCAACCGTGTGGGGTTACTGGGCCACGAACCCGCACGATCCTCACAAGCCGATCGGCATGGGCTATCTGGGGCCGACCTTCAACGTGACCAAGGACCGGCCGACGGTCATCAAGTATCGCAACCACCTGCCGACCACCCATCTGTTCCAGTCCGTGATCGACACCATTCGCAAGGCGGACCCCGAGCTCGCCCCGATTGCACCGCCTCCCTACAAGACCAAACCGCCATTTCCGCAGAACGTCAACGTGTGGAACGTCGTACACCAGCACGGCGGTTTCACAGCACCACAGTCCGACGGCATGCCGCTGCACTCGTTCAGCCCCGACGGAATCCACGCCGAGTCCTATACCACTTTGAACCCGAGCCGGGTCAAACGCAACGAAGCGATCTGCGCCTATACCAACCAGGACCGTTCGTGCATGCTCTGGTACCACGATCACGGCATGGGGATGACCAGCCTCAACGTGTACGCGGGCCTCGCCGGTCTCTATCGTGTGGGTGACCCCGCCGATGAGGGGCTCGGCCTGCCGCGAGGGGAATTCGAAGTCCCACTCATCCTGCAAGACCGGACCTTCAACCGGGACGGATCGCTCGCCTATACGATGGCTCAGCGGGAAGGGGAGGACACCCCGGTCGTCAACGGGAAGGCGTATCCCTTCCTCGCCGTCGAACCGCGACGCTACCGGCTGCGCATTCTCAACGGTTCGAACGAGCGCTTCTGGCGACTGAGGTTCGACGTTCCCAGGGACGTACTGCCTCAGCCCACGTTGCCGTTCTGGCTGATCGGCACCGACGGCGGCTTTCGCACTCCATTGCAGATGCTGAACTTCCTGATCGGGTCAGCCGAGCGGTACGACCTGATCGTTGACTTCGGTCAAATGCCAATGGGCACGAAGATCACATTGAGCAACTACCACGCGCCGGTCCACTACCCCGGTATGCCGGGCCTCGGACCGCAAATCTCGGAAATCATGCAATTCCGGGTCACGAAACCGTTGTCCGGAGGGTCGGACAAGACGACTCCGCCCAAGGACCTCAAACTGCCGGTAGCCGTGCCCATCGTGCCGAAACCGAACACCCGTCGGCGGGAATGGGTCGTGTACCAGCACAAGCTCTTCAGCACCATGACGTTCAACGCGGTGCCGTTCATGGAACCGTCCGAAGACTTCATCAAGGCGGGCTCGTCAGAGATCTGGGAGTACGTCAATCCCAACCATGACGCCCACCCGATGCATGTCCATCTCGTCAACTTCCAGGTCGTGAACAGGCAGCCGATCGATGCAGCCGGCTACCAGGCGGCTTACGAAAAGTGGATCGACGGTGGCCGCAAGCGGGAGGACAGGCCGGTATTGGCCAAATATTTCACCGGCCCACCGATTCCGCCGGACCCGGACGAAGCGCAATCCGACAAG
This Streptomyces sp. NBC_00539 DNA region includes the following protein-coding sequences:
- a CDS encoding sensor histidine kinase, yielding MTRAKVMAWVGGVLYVLAVGLLIGGGPRASGTVHGIGALLAACLLVGILRSRPILALSMVLLGSIAVVVGPPSSARVDLSASYQGQFLPCLAVDLALAFIVATRPRRASTVAVATSLVVQVLLVGGFAHGEGMTVNLVIALLAMAAACTVGLLSRERREHAVELRAQEVAEAVVAERLRIARELHDMVAHSIGIIAIQAGVGSRVIQTQPEEAREALRAIEATSRETLSGLRRTLVALRQADPDAAASGRAPLTPSPGLADIERLATATTDAGVRVDVRRGGEQRPLPADIDLSAYRIVQEALTNVVRHAGTGHCRVSIEFGDGELFVEIVDDGRGATEGGPTHGFGIVGMRERVALLHGRLSAGPRPEGGFRVAARLPLPEPTGVAVGAR
- a CDS encoding response regulator transcription factor, with product MTAAPVRVLLADDQPLVRSGLRVIMADQPDLEVVGEAATGAEAVQLVGDVHPDVVVMDIRMPGMDGIEATRLITAGPAAARVLILTTFDEDDHVYGALRAGASGFMVKDMALDDILTAIRVVAAGDALIAPGVTRRLIAEFAGRPEAPPARSPRQLEGITEREREVLTLVGRGRSNTEIAEDLFITVATAKSHVSRLLTKLGARDRVQLVITAYERGLVTLPG
- a CDS encoding multicopper oxidase family protein gives rise to the protein MGTADAPVPQTPPLEKYVDPLPRPMTAVPDVSAYPGADYYELTMRQGTWRFHRDLGPATVWGYWATNPHDPHKPIGMGYLGPTFNVTKDRPTVIKYRNHLPTTHLFQSVIDTIRKADPELAPIAPPPYKTKPPFPQNVNVWNVVHQHGGFTAPQSDGMPLHSFSPDGIHAESYTTLNPSRVKRNEAICAYTNQDRSCMLWYHDHGMGMTSLNVYAGLAGLYRVGDPADEGLGLPRGEFEVPLILQDRTFNRDGSLAYTMAQREGEDTPVVNGKAYPFLAVEPRRYRLRILNGSNERFWRLRFDVPRDVLPQPTLPFWLIGTDGGFRTPLQMLNFLIGSAERYDLIVDFGQMPMGTKITLSNYHAPVHYPGMPGLGPQISEIMQFRVTKPLSGGSDKTTPPKDLKLPVAVPIVPKPNTRRREWVVYQHKLFSTMTFNAVPFMEPSEDFIKAGSSEIWEYVNPNHDAHPMHVHLVNFQVVNRQPIDAAGYQAAYEKWIDGGRKREDRPVLAKYFTGPPIPPDPDEAQSDKDTVKAYPETVTRIISQEFSPPTNPIASIPGSGTAFPATYVHHCHLLEHEDDDLMRPWTIVGPGDHSGDPSGDHGGDHGGDHGADDDEGDDL